The Phoenix dactylifera cultivar Barhee BC4 chromosome 9, palm_55x_up_171113_PBpolish2nd_filt_p, whole genome shotgun sequence genome window below encodes:
- the LOC103719007 gene encoding LOW QUALITY PROTEIN: protein PIN-LIKES 2 (The sequence of the model RefSeq protein was modified relative to this genomic sequence to represent the inferred CDS: inserted 5 bases in 4 codons; substituted 1 base at 1 genomic stop codon): MLKFYLVPRATFKLLSKLVFALFLPCLIFVQLGKSVTLTDVLLWWFVPVTXISTTLGCTLGCIVAIICRLPPGFFLFTVIMTGFGNTGKLPIAVVGSVRHRADNPFGPDSHRRGVVYVSFAQWVAVILXYTLVYHMMEPPMRYYKIAXKGSDMEEEPIYNINRPLLHEAEWPGMVEHLKTPFIARVFASILGSSKNTFPDLDLNEEGGAGAEPSSPKALRCLAEPKVVRWIRTMAEETPIQHILLPPTIASXLALVVGTVPLFRDFVFRTDAPXLEILAGAVVFSVMLILGGMLAEGPNDSALGTRTMIGITVSRLLVVPVVGIGHNAKCYTVGSHR, from the exons ATGCTCAA GTTTTACCTTGTGCCAAGAGCCACCTTCAAGCTCCTCAGCAAGCTTGTCTTTGCTCTCTTCCTCCCTTGCCTCATCTTCGTCCAACTCGGCAAATCGGTCACCCTTACTGATGTTTTGCTTTGGTGGTTCGTGCCCGTCA GTATCAGTACAACCTTAGGCTGTACTCTTGGTTGCATTGTCGCAATCATATGCCGCCTGCCACCCGGTTTCTTCCTTTTTACTGTGATCATGACTGGATTTGGCAACACGGGGAAGCTCCCAATTGCTGTTGTTGGATCAGTCCGCCATAGAGCAGACAACCCGTTCGGACCAGATTCCCATAGGAGGGGTGTTGTCTATGTCTCCTTTGCGCAGTGGGTTGCAGTGATCC GTTATACCTTGGTCTATCACATGATGGAGCCGCCTATGCGATACTACAAGATAGCCTAAAAGGGGAGTGACATGGAAGAAGAGCCCATATATAACATTAACAGACCTCTGCTTCATGAAGCTGAATGGCCTGGGATGGTAGAACATTTGAAGACACCGTTTATTGCCAGAGTCTTTGCGAGTATTTTGGGCTCTTCGAAGAACACTTTCCCAGACCTTGATTTAAATGAGGAAGGAGGTGCCGGTGCTGAGCCTAGTAGTCCAAAGGCTCTTAGGTGTTTGGCAGAGCCAAAGGTTGTTCGATGGATTAGAACTATGGCCGAAGAGACTCCAATCCAACACATTTTGCTTCCTCCAACCATTGCTT TTCTGGCACTTGTGGTAGGGACGGTTCCCTTATTTAGAGATTTTGTATTCAGGACTGATGCGCC TTTGGAAATTTTGGCAGGAGCTGTGGTTTTCTCGGTGATGCTGATTCTTGGAGGAATGCTTGCAGAAGGTCCTAATGATTCTGCTCTTGGTACCAGAACTATGATTGGTATCACTGTGTCAAGGCTGTTGGTGGTTCCAGTTGTGGGGATTG GACACAATGCCAAGTGCTATACTGTTGGGAGCCATCGCTAG
- the LOC103719010 gene encoding uncharacterized protein LOC103719010 isoform X2 gives MGDHLALLVDRLLTESTLEAAIASRKQAQIGPVSASLEDPGSELAQEIIVADKTSLQKLVECRICQEEDVDSNMEIPCACCGSLKYAHRKCVQRWCNEKGDIICEICLQQFKPGYTAPPPLFHYGSIPMNFRGSWEISRQDLHDSEIITMVPSDRGLMGSDYDEHSAASTRSAIYCRLVTITFMVLLVLRHTLPLIISGAEQYSFTLFSLLMLRTAGILLPVFVVARALTTFHRRRRVTRDIPVSTFDGERVQSHSLQSQPHLIRVH, from the exons ATGGGAGACCATCTTGCTTTGCTGGTGGACCGCCTGCTTACTGAGTCAACGCTTGAAGCAGCCATTGCAAGCAGAAAACAAGCGCAAATTGGGCCTGTCTCGGCATCACTGGAGGATCCCGGGAGTGAATTAGCTCAGGAGATAATTGTTGCAGATAAGACATCCCTGCAAAAATTGGTCGAGTGCCGAATCTGCCAAGAGGAAGATGTGGATTCCAACATGGAGATTCCCTGTGCATGCTGTGGCAGTTTAAAG TATGCTCACCGAAAATGTGTACAGCGGTGGTGTAATGAGAAGGGTGACATCATTTGTGAGATTTGCCTGCAG CAATTCAAGCCAGGTTATACCGCTCCGCCTCCGTTGTTTCACTATGGAAGTATCCCCATGAACTTCAG GGGAAGCTGGGAGATTTCCCGACAGGATCTGCATGATTCTGAGATCATAACAATGGTTCCATCAGATCGTGGTCTTATGGGTTCCGACTATGATGAGCATTCAGCTGCAAGCACCAGAAGCGCAATTTATTGTCGATTGGTTACCATTACT TTTATGGTTCTTTTGGTTCTTCGCCATACTCTTCCTCTCATAATAAGTGGTGCCGAGCAGTACTCATTCACACTTTTCTCA CTGCTGATGTTGAGGACTGCTGGAATACTTCTACCGGTCTTCGTAGTGGCAAGAGCTCTAACCACATTTCATCGCCGGCGCCGG GTGACTCGAGATATTCCTGTCTCTACGTTTGATGGCGAAAGGGTACAGTCTCATTCCTTGCAGTCTCAACCACACCTCATTCGTGTGCACTAA
- the LOC103719010 gene encoding uncharacterized protein LOC103719010 isoform X3: protein MEIPCACCGSLKYAHRKCVQRWCNEKGDIICEICLQQFKPGYTAPPPLFHYGSIPMNFSFCIFIRGSWEISRQDLHDSEIITMVPSDRGLMGSDYDEHSAASTRSAIYCRLVTITFMVLLVLRHTLPLIISGAEQYSFTLFSLLMLRTAGILLPVFVVARALTTFHRRRRVTRDIPVSTFDGERVQSHSLQSQPHLIRVH from the exons ATGGAGATTCCCTGTGCATGCTGTGGCAGTTTAAAG TATGCTCACCGAAAATGTGTACAGCGGTGGTGTAATGAGAAGGGTGACATCATTTGTGAGATTTGCCTGCAG CAATTCAAGCCAGGTTATACCGCTCCGCCTCCGTTGTTTCACTATGGAAGTATCCCCATGAACTTCAG CTTCTGCATCTTTATCAGGGGAAGCTGGGAGATTTCCCGACAGGATCTGCATGATTCTGAGATCATAACAATGGTTCCATCAGATCGTGGTCTTATGGGTTCCGACTATGATGAGCATTCAGCTGCAAGCACCAGAAGCGCAATTTATTGTCGATTGGTTACCATTACT TTTATGGTTCTTTTGGTTCTTCGCCATACTCTTCCTCTCATAATAAGTGGTGCCGAGCAGTACTCATTCACACTTTTCTCA CTGCTGATGTTGAGGACTGCTGGAATACTTCTACCGGTCTTCGTAGTGGCAAGAGCTCTAACCACATTTCATCGCCGGCGCCGG GTGACTCGAGATATTCCTGTCTCTACGTTTGATGGCGAAAGGGTACAGTCTCATTCCTTGCAGTCTCAACCACACCTCATTCGTGTGCACTAA
- the LOC103719010 gene encoding uncharacterized protein LOC103719010 isoform X1, whose protein sequence is MGDHLALLVDRLLTESTLEAAIASRKQAQIGPVSASLEDPGSELAQEIIVADKTSLQKLVECRICQEEDVDSNMEIPCACCGSLKYAHRKCVQRWCNEKGDIICEICLQQFKPGYTAPPPLFHYGSIPMNFSFCIFIRGSWEISRQDLHDSEIITMVPSDRGLMGSDYDEHSAASTRSAIYCRLVTITFMVLLVLRHTLPLIISGAEQYSFTLFSLLMLRTAGILLPVFVVARALTTFHRRRRVTRDIPVSTFDGERVQSHSLQSQPHLIRVH, encoded by the exons ATGGGAGACCATCTTGCTTTGCTGGTGGACCGCCTGCTTACTGAGTCAACGCTTGAAGCAGCCATTGCAAGCAGAAAACAAGCGCAAATTGGGCCTGTCTCGGCATCACTGGAGGATCCCGGGAGTGAATTAGCTCAGGAGATAATTGTTGCAGATAAGACATCCCTGCAAAAATTGGTCGAGTGCCGAATCTGCCAAGAGGAAGATGTGGATTCCAACATGGAGATTCCCTGTGCATGCTGTGGCAGTTTAAAG TATGCTCACCGAAAATGTGTACAGCGGTGGTGTAATGAGAAGGGTGACATCATTTGTGAGATTTGCCTGCAG CAATTCAAGCCAGGTTATACCGCTCCGCCTCCGTTGTTTCACTATGGAAGTATCCCCATGAACTTCAG CTTCTGCATCTTTATCAGGGGAAGCTGGGAGATTTCCCGACAGGATCTGCATGATTCTGAGATCATAACAATGGTTCCATCAGATCGTGGTCTTATGGGTTCCGACTATGATGAGCATTCAGCTGCAAGCACCAGAAGCGCAATTTATTGTCGATTGGTTACCATTACT TTTATGGTTCTTTTGGTTCTTCGCCATACTCTTCCTCTCATAATAAGTGGTGCCGAGCAGTACTCATTCACACTTTTCTCA CTGCTGATGTTGAGGACTGCTGGAATACTTCTACCGGTCTTCGTAGTGGCAAGAGCTCTAACCACATTTCATCGCCGGCGCCGG GTGACTCGAGATATTCCTGTCTCTACGTTTGATGGCGAAAGGGTACAGTCTCATTCCTTGCAGTCTCAACCACACCTCATTCGTGTGCACTAA
- the LOC103719009 gene encoding probable ribose-5-phosphate isomerase 1: MRGAFYPQALDLGHPFPHHLFADRLPVSPPAPTVAALSQDDLKRIAAHRAVDLVESGMVLGLGTGSTTAHALDRLGDLRRRGALRDIVGIPTSLKTAAHATAVGIPLSDLDAHPVVDLSIDGADEVDPALNLVKGRGGSLLREKMIEGASRRFVVIVDESKLVTCLGGSGLAVPVEVVPFCWKYTLGQLERLFDNDSGFYAKLRTFSDKEGVEMPFVTDNSNYIIDLYFEKGIGGDLDVVSDSILRFPGVVEHGMFLGMATSVIVAGKNGVTVTMK, translated from the coding sequence ATGCGGGGCGCGTTCTACCCTCAAGCCCTAGATTTGGGGCACCCGTTCCCCCACCACCTCTTCGCCGACCGCCTCCCGGTTTCCCCCCCGGCGCCGACGGTCGCCGCCCTCAGCCAGGACGACCTCAAGCGCATCGCCGCCCACCGCGCCGTGGACCTGGTCGAGTCCGGCATGGTCCTCGGCCTCGGCACCGGCTCCACCACCGCCCACGCTCTGGACCGCCTCGGAGACCTCCGCCGCCGCGGCGCCCTGCGCGACATCGTCGGCATTCCCACCTCCCTGAAGACCGCTGCCCACGCCACCGCCGTCGGCATCCCGCTCTCTGACCTCGACGCCCACCCTGTCGTTGACCTCTCCATCGACGGCGCCGATGAGGTCGACCCCGCGCTCAACCTCGTCAAGGGCCGCGGCGGCTCCCTCCTCCGGGAGAAGATGATCGAGGGCGCCAGCCGTCGCTTCGTGGTCATCGTCGATGAGTCCAAGCTGGTGACTTGCCTTGGGGGAAGCGGCCTCGCCGTGCCTGTGGAGGTGGTCCCTTTCTGCTGGAAGTACACCCTCGGGCAGCTCGAAAGGCTGTTCGATAACGACTCTGGATTCTATGCAAAGCTGAGGACATTTTCCGATAAGGAGGGGGTTGAGATGCCCTTTGTCACAGACAATTCGAACTACATTATCGACTTGTACTTCGAGAAGGGGATAGGTGGCGATCTGGATGTCGTGAGTGATTCAATCCTGAGGTTCCCCGGGGTCGTGGAGCACGGGATGTTTCTGGGTATGGCGACGTCCGTGATCGTGGCCGGGAAGAATGGCGTTACTGTCACGATGAAGTAG